AGGATTGGGATTTAGGAAATGTTGACATCAAAATCTTGATGGATTCGGGAATGCTCCGTGTCACTCAACTCAGCTTAAATCCTTACGGCGGCCAACTCAATGTGGTCGGCGACTGTGACTTTGTCCAAGCCGGCAAGCCTTTTCAACTCCAAGGCCGTTTGGACGGCGTGGATCTGCGCCTTTTGGCAGGGACGCACAATACCCCGAAGACTTTGGAAGGCACCGGCGGGGGAGAATTTTATTTCCGGGGGTCGCTGCCGGACCGCAAGAGCTGGACCGGAGGGGCCACGTTGCTCGCGCGCGACGGAAATTTGGGGGAACTCCCGGTCCTGGACTCCATCCAACAAGTCATCCGGCTCATCCCCCAAATGCAAAATGCCGGCGTCATTACCGGCGCCGGAGGGAACTTCGAGCTGCATCAAGAGCGCTTCTATACGCAGGATTTATTGTTGACTTCGAATCAGTTGCATATCGAGGTTCAAGGTTCAGTGGGATTGGATCAGACGCTGGACTTTGCTGTCAATCCCAAGCTTTCCCCGAACTTCCGGCAAAGATCCAACACCAATGAGACGGTGGGGCAGGTGTTGGACGTGATCACAGGTTCAGTAATGAGCCAATTCCGCGTGCGCGGAACGGTGAAGGAACCAAAGATAGACCGGAGTAAGCCGAGGATTGACCAGATGATCACTCCGCTGCTAAAACAGCTTGGGAGATAATTTCCGCCATGCGCCGGATGGCCTTGCCCCGGTGGCTTACCTTTTGTTTGTCCTCCAAAGAAACCTCTCCAAAGGTCCGGCCGAATTCAGGATAGTAAAATAGAGGATCATAACCAAATCCGCCGTCACCGCGGGGCGCTAAAGCGATGCGGCCCTCGCAGGTTTGACGCACATCTTCTTTGCCGCCTTCCGGGCTGACCAGTGCCAGGCAACACACATACCGTGCAGTGCGGCTCTCTTCGGGAACCCCTTCCAGATCCCGGAGAAGCTTTTGATTATTTGAGCCATCTGTGGCTCCGGCCCCGGAATAGCGCGCACTGTGCACGCCGGGTTCTCCGCCCAAAGCATCGACCTCCAAACCCGAATCATCGGCAAGGGCCCAACATCCCCGCCACTTGGCCGCTTCGAATGCCTTTTTATAGGCATTCTCCTCAAAAGTCTTTCCGTCCTCCATAATTTCAGGGACATCCGGATAATCCGCAAGCGAACTGATACGAATCTCAAGGCCTTGGAGCAGATCCATA
This DNA window, taken from Candidatus Omnitrophota bacterium, encodes the following:
- a CDS encoding XTP/dITP diphosphatase, which encodes MKELLIATQNRHKVQEIMDLLQGLEIRISSLADYPDVPEIMEDGKTFEENAYKKAFEAAKWRGCWALADDSGLEVDALGGEPGVHSARYSGAGATDGSNNQKLLRDLEGVPEESRTARYVCCLALVSPEGGKEDVRQTCEGRIALAPRGDGGFGYDPLFYYPEFGRTFGEVSLEDKQKVSHRGKAIRRMAEIISQAVLAAE